A single genomic interval of Terriglobus albidus harbors:
- a CDS encoding LIC_13387 family protein, producing MSENRPKNMQLPGFPVSPTVLIRLSSVLVVLLMAGHASAYPWTSTHLVREAQLVDSMKAVDFEFMGERSTYWSLYFGWGLLIGILLLTLATILWLLADLARLAPRRVGVITGIISASCVAGAYLSFRFFYVPPFLFYSALCLVLLAATVQLLRQETRFPDGETQ from the coding sequence ATGTCCGAAAACAGACCAAAGAACATGCAGCTACCAGGCTTTCCCGTCTCACCGACAGTATTGATTCGCCTTAGTTCAGTTCTGGTTGTTCTATTAATGGCTGGACATGCATCGGCATACCCTTGGACCTCGACCCACCTCGTCCGAGAAGCACAACTCGTCGATTCGATGAAGGCTGTTGACTTTGAGTTCATGGGAGAACGTTCAACCTATTGGAGTCTCTATTTTGGATGGGGTCTCCTAATCGGCATTCTTCTGCTAACGTTGGCAACTATTTTGTGGCTCTTGGCGGATCTTGCCCGTCTTGCCCCGCGACGCGTAGGAGTCATTACTGGAATCATCTCCGCGAGCTGCGTGGCCGGCGCCTATCTCTCCTTTCGTTTCTTTTATGTGCCACCGTTTCTATTTTATTCGGCTCTCTGCTTAGTTCTTCTCGCGGCAACCGTGCAACTGCTGCGACAGGAGACAAGATTTCCCGATGGAGAAACTCAGTAG
- a CDS encoding dihydrofolate reductase family protein encodes MGKIVISTNATLDGVVQDPDGQEGFELGGWFHQFVGGKDLEDWVANETEEALGAEALLLGRRSFEWFASRMPSFGVRVSREWGDIMNSIPKYVVSSALEHPQWSNTTVLNGDAVKEISELKRKVDGEILVYGSYQLVRTLIEQNLADELRLVVFPVVLGTGLRIFDETSDKKPLHLVNTRKIGDGLLSYTYEFVQG; translated from the coding sequence ATGGGAAAGATCGTCATCAGCACAAATGCCACACTCGATGGAGTGGTCCAAGACCCGGACGGTCAGGAAGGCTTCGAGTTGGGCGGCTGGTTCCACCAGTTCGTGGGGGGCAAGGACCTCGAAGATTGGGTTGCCAACGAGACGGAGGAAGCGCTGGGTGCCGAGGCGCTACTGCTGGGCAGGCGGAGCTTTGAGTGGTTCGCGTCCCGGATGCCTTCGTTCGGTGTCCGCGTAAGCCGCGAGTGGGGGGACATAATGAACAGCATCCCAAAGTACGTCGTGTCGTCGGCCCTCGAACATCCTCAGTGGAGCAACACCACGGTCCTCAACGGCGATGCGGTAAAGGAGATTTCGGAGCTGAAGCGGAAAGTGGATGGGGAAATCCTGGTCTACGGCAGCTATCAGCTCGTGCGCACACTGATAGAACAGAATCTGGCCGATGAATTGCGGCTGGTAGTTTTCCCGGTCGTGCTGGGAACCGGCCTGCGTATCTTCGACGAGACCAGCGACAAAAAGCCGCTACACCTGGTCAATACACGAAAGATCGGTGACGGTCTGCTGTCCTACACCTACGAATTCGTGCAAGGCTAA
- a CDS encoding sigma-70 family RNA polymerase sigma factor has product MSRAQAGDGEAFRALTEPHRRELQVHCYRMLGSFQDAEDALQDTMLAAWRGLERFDGRASLRTWLYRIATNRCLDTLRSARRRPAKQWDIPGVEPPEPTGLGEVHWLEPYPDALLDGAISVPLGPEARYEQNESISLAFVTALQILPPRQLAILILRDVLGFHANEVADMLDTTVESVKSALKRARAGMQRRLPATAAREQPPASGSPAEDAIVAKFVSAYESADIDALVALLTDDVFMSMPPIPLEYQGRDSVVRFFAFVFGTIQRFELVPTRANGQPAFGVYRHTPTGIRGSGIFVLTLAGDRIGAITRFENTVLPLFGLPQSLPSAQ; this is encoded by the coding sequence ATGTCTAGGGCGCAGGCCGGCGACGGCGAAGCATTCCGAGCGCTGACCGAGCCACACCGTCGCGAGTTACAGGTGCACTGCTACCGGATGCTCGGATCGTTTCAGGATGCCGAGGACGCTCTCCAGGACACGATGCTCGCCGCGTGGCGAGGTCTCGAACGATTCGACGGGCGCGCCTCACTTCGCACTTGGCTCTACCGCATCGCCACCAACCGGTGCCTCGACACACTGCGCTCTGCTCGCCGACGTCCTGCAAAACAGTGGGACATCCCGGGAGTCGAACCACCGGAACCCACTGGACTCGGCGAGGTCCACTGGCTCGAGCCCTATCCCGACGCCCTTCTGGACGGTGCGATCAGTGTGCCGCTCGGTCCGGAGGCGCGCTACGAGCAAAACGAATCCATTTCCCTGGCCTTTGTGACTGCCCTGCAGATCTTGCCGCCTCGCCAGCTCGCCATCCTCATCCTGCGCGACGTCCTCGGATTCCACGCGAACGAAGTAGCCGACATGCTGGACACGACCGTCGAATCGGTAAAAAGCGCCCTCAAACGCGCGCGTGCAGGAATGCAGCGCCGACTGCCGGCGACTGCTGCGCGAGAGCAGCCGCCTGCTAGCGGCTCACCTGCCGAGGACGCGATCGTGGCGAAGTTCGTCAGCGCCTACGAATCTGCCGACATCGACGCGTTGGTGGCTCTGTTGACCGACGACGTCTTCATGTCGATGCCACCGATACCGTTGGAATACCAGGGCCGAGACAGCGTGGTCCGCTTCTTCGCATTCGTTTTCGGCACGATACAGAGATTCGAACTGGTGCCGACGCGAGCCAACGGTCAGCCGGCATTCGGGGTCTACCGACACACCCCCACCGGCATCCGCGGATCCGGCATCTTCGTCCTCACCCTCGCCGGCGACCGAATCGGCGCCATAACCCGCTTCGAAAACACTGTCCTCCCCTTATTCGGCCTGCCGCAATCCCTCCCGAGTGCACAGTAG